Genomic DNA from Solanum dulcamara chromosome 4, daSolDulc1.2, whole genome shotgun sequence:
ATAGTGGGTAACAAAACTAACGACAATGACCTTTTTAGAAATATTGTCAGGCTAAAGGTTCGGAATTAATATAAGGCCTTACAGTAGATTGGCATTAGGTCaaagtaattatcaaaaaaatgatCACTCGGTGTATATTTCATGCATGAAGTGtgtcataatgtatattcagtgtacagatcatgtataagtaatctatattgtatagtcagtgtatactttctatgacttttgacaagctatattgtatatttttctatgattttgactattttttatgtaaataaaacatggctacatatttgttgtaaactaattagtttattgtatatatttgaaattgtacCTATTTATTTCCACAGAATTTTGGGGCATAACTAATACAATATATAACTATCAGTTTATAGTTAAATTAACCGCACATTAGTTTAGCGACAATTTGATTTAATAcctttttctcttttgttgGCAGTTAAACTTGTTAATTTGGTTGTCAAGACACCTTGGTTAACTCAAGCAAGTTTTTATCAAGTAATTTAGTTACACTTATAAACCTGGTTCTTTAATCTCTATAATTGTATCCTCCAGTCTTcaataaaaaactaaattgatCAACAAAACGATAAATATATGTAACACGCAATAAATATTTGTCATCTTAAAGACTAAAGTAAAGTAGCATTAACTTAAAACCTGGAAAACAAAAGGGGATCATAAGTTTCATCATTCTAGCCTTAgcataatatcatgtaacatcACAACAATTTTAGCTGAATTTGTTGCTGCATTTGAGTAGGGATGACATGTACAAAGACTTAAATCCCATTCTTTTCTTCACAAGATCAAATTCCAATAGGTTCTCTTCAATTTGTATCCCTCCAAGAACAATCGACGTTTCAGAATTTTTACCGCCATCCAAAAATCCAAGACACAACAAATCACTACTATCAATAGGAGATGCCATAAAATTGTCCATAGAAAGATCCCAAGTTGTATTATTTTGATCACCTTGCAAAACAAGACTAACTTGAGGAATTATTAGGCCAGTTAAAGTAGCCAAATTCGACGAGTTAAAGCACAACTCAAATGGCCTAATTGGTTTTGCTATTGGAACTTTATCTATAGCTTTAAGAAACTCGTGCTTAAAAGCCTTGTAAATCGAAGTCTCCATTGTACCATAAGGAACAACAGTGCTAATCTTTGTTCCTCCAACTCCAGTACTCTTATTAATAGCTAGTAACTTACTATCAATAGGTACATTTTTCCCATTGACTAAGATTTTTTCGActccaataaaatattcaaccGATGGCTCACCAGGATAATAAGCCCCCGCGGTACTAACAGGATTTTTGAGCAGAGGAGTGTAAGTTAGTACCTCATAAGTAGATCTTCCTTCACCAAACAAAATTACACCATTTGATTGAGTATTAGCACTCAAACAAATAGTGAATTTTCGAGGCAAACGAAAAACTCTAGCTAATTGTGAAGGAAGCCCAGTGTAACCATTTCCAAGTCCAGCCATACCTTTAACTCCATAGGCTAATTTTTGTAACAACAAATCATCAGAACAACTAAACATTACCCCATTAGCTGATGATGATAAAATTTTGGAGTCATTTCTATAATTATTAGTGGACCATAAAGCAATAACATCTTGAGCAAGTTCACCATCAGTGCTAGTTCTATTAATAGGGTTATATGGAATATGTGAACATGTGTTATTGTTGCACCCTGGCCTAGGAGGAACAGGGCAACTAGATCCATAGCACCCTTGTGAACCTGAGAGTTTGCATGGTCTTGAACCACATGGAACATTTTTGTAAGATGAACTAATGTACCCATTTTCACAATCCATCCATAGAAATCGTCCGCCGAGGTCGACGGTTAAATTGACAGGGACAAGAGGGGTTCTTTGGTATATTTGAGTAACATATTGTTTTGTAATTTCATCTTTGAACACTGGAAGAATAAGAAGAGGGTAATGCCTAAGAGACTTTTTGGCTATGGAGTAATTTgatgaacaaataaaaagaagaaaaaacaacaaAAGCTGAGGAATTTTCATGGTGGAGAGAATTATTCTTACAAACAATGgaagtatgtttttttttcatttaaaaggAGAATTGTTGAGTAACGCCTAAAATTGGGCACGTGAAAGTGAAGGGTGTACATTTGGACGTATTACAATTTTAGGCAAAAGCAAAAAAGGTGGCTGTCCAATTTTCTAAAGGACCTGAAAATTTTCTTTATTCCTTTtcccaatttttctttttcttttcttattttttacaCCTTTCAGTTATTTTATACTAGCCAATAATGATTCCGTCGTTGTCATTTTGTCAAAGAAAGCAATAGTGACATCCACTGCCAGCTTAAGCtgtacaaataaataaatgagcATAATTAGAAGAGATTTTTGTCTTTTATATCACTTAGCCAAGCTTATAATTTAAGTGAAAAATTTTAAACTCTATTAATTATTAGGggttttaaaagtttaaaaccTCACAAATGGGTATTGTGATTTTTTGCTAATTTCATTTTACCAATACTCATGACTTATAAATACCTTTGATATTTATCGAACGAGtcgataagaaaaatatttgttaaACTGATCAAAATAGTTATAATTTACCCAAACACTTCGGCAAAATACTATCGCTCCaagtaggggtgttcatggtccGTTTTGATTCGATTTTTGGCTAAAACTAAACCAAACCAATTAAGgcgattttttttaatattcaaaccaaaccaaatcattatAGTATAAATTCTATCGGTTTCGGTTTTATCGATTTTGTTGAttttatcggtttggttcaTTTTTTACTggttgaaataatatattttataatgcaaaaaaaatgacaaacttATTTACTACCTTCATACTGCAAATCAATAGAATTTTAAAACAACTGCTATTAATCTTTAAAAATACCTGAACTCGTTCAGAGATAGTGAGGACAAAAGAAAAGTATATAAGCTAAATAAGTTACCATCTAAAGTCCAAGCTAGAACTATAAGAGAAAAGCAAATATGGTTCCAATAATAACAAACTTGAATATGTCCTAACTGAAACTATGTCTGATGTTCTTGTAAAGTATATAAGCTAAAATGATAAGCTCTAAAAAGGACAAAATATCAGCAACATAAATCCATAAGTTGGTGGATTGTTCAACTCCTACGGTTCACGaaggaaatgacttcaaaaataaagaattgacaGCCTATTTTGATTGTCCAAGTTTGATACTGAATCTGAGGAAAGGAACCACCATAACAAAAAGAAGTCCTTCAAGAAAGATCATTTTTTTCACTATTGCATGAAGTAATTGAAGCATTTCAGTCGTGGCCAATAGAAAACCTGCTACTTTACCTTTCTCCAAGATGAAactatttgaaagaaaactgaAAGCACCGATCAGCACAACAGTATATGCAAAAATAGCCTCgaaagaaattataaaatttcCACCACGAGAAAGATAGCAACTATTGCATAGTAGTACAACATTCACAACAATAAAATTAAGAAGGCTAGCTCATAAAAGGTTAATTATATACATTactttttcattaatcaagttgACAAAAATAACAAGGTCTTTAAATAGTCCTCCGAATGATCAACATTCAACACAAAAGAAccatatacctaactatcacCAGAGAAAGATCACTTAATTACTTGCATAAAAGTGtgattaaatacaaaaaataagtcaatagCATAATCCAAAAGTACTTCAGGTGAAGCAGCAGCAAAAACCTAAAAATTAACTACCAAAGAGCGAAACAGTTGCACTACGAATTTCAATTGCAACATCTAAACTAATCAATGCTCAAGGTTGTGCCAACatattttggaaaaaagaaagaagaaagtttAACAAAGTAGGctttaaaactttttaaaacataaaagacaTATTCATAAAGAGTTAAATGTGTAAATTTACCTTTTTCAACTATCTCAAGTTTTTGAATTTCTTCTAAAAGATCTTCAAGTTTGCATTCTTTGAAAGTTGATCTTAACCATTGTTGAGTGAAAATAAAAGCTTTTACTGTCTTTGGAGATAAACAAATTCGATAAGAGTCAAGAATCCGACCACCGGTGCTAAAAGCTGATTCAGAAGCAacaatagaaataggaatagaaaGAACATCTCTTGCCATCCTAGAAATAATTGGATATATAGCCGAAGAAACTTTTCACCAAGACAAAATATCTAACTCTTTGGTCTTTTCCAAATCATCTACCAAGTACTTCTCAAGTTCTGATTTATTTTCAGTATTGTCTTCATCTGCCAAATATTTCTCCCATTGTGATTCTCACATCTCGTCACTATGCATTGTATCAATTTCATCATTCAAGCTTGTTTGACCACCAATTTTATCGATATGAGTCCCACAAAAAGAACTCATGTAGTAATCATACAAGCGACTCAAAGTATCCATCACCTTTTTCGATTTTTTGGCTCCCACCAAACAACCATAAGAATTTTTAAACAGATATTCCACATATTTCAACTTATATCAAGGatccaaaacaacaacaatgaaTAATGACTTGTTCATACTTTCAAAAGTACTCagtatttattaaatttaagcTCCATCTTTTTAGCCATGCCACTCAAAATAGAATCTTCACGACGAACATATTtgcaaattatcttttgaagatTAAAGATCTCATTGAAGAAAGAATTGGAAGTAACATATGAAGTTCctgagaatttcaaagttaccTGATAGAAAATCTCAAGGAACTTAATGAAAACTTTAACATTCGTCCAATTATCTATCGATGGATCCCCTTCCAcattatttatttctaaaaagTACTTGAGGTACTTgtgatcatcatcatacattCTTGAAAATGCCCTTTCAAACTTTACAGCTGTATCTAGCATCATATATATGGAGTTCCACCTAGTCTCAATATCTAAAGTCAAAAGACCATGAGTGTCAATCTTAACCTTCTCGACAAATGACTTAAAGGAATCAAACCTTCCAGCTGAGGACTTAACATATTTGATAGCATTTCTTACCCAAGAAATAGACtcattttgttcaccaagtccttttttcatgatcaaatttaGAATATGAGCATTACATCTAACATGTAAGAACtcatttcctaagatgcctcattTCCAATCCTCAATTCTTTTCTTCAAGTGTTTAATTGCAGAATCATTAACAGTTGCATTATCTAAGGTCACCGTGAATATGttatcaatttcccaatcaAATAAGCACGTCTCAATCCCCTTAGCAATTATTTCACCCTTATGATCTGATGTTTGGAAAAAgttgagaattttctttttcagattTCACTCATCATCGATCCAATAGGCAGTGACAACCATATAAGTTAGATTTTGAAGTGATTTCCACATATCACCAGTAACACATACACGTTGATTATGAATaaactttttaagtttttctttctcttcttgatATATTTTCAAACATTGTCTAGCAACAGTCAAACGAGAAGGTAATTGAAAATTAGGCAAAGTAACTACCATTAATTTACTAAAACCTTCCCCTTCAACAACTTTAAAAGGTTGTTTGTCAATAATGACAAACTCAACAATGGCTCTCTTAATCTCATTGATGTTAATCACAACCTTTTCTACGGTACATGTACTATATGCTTGTTCCCCTTTTTTAACTATCTTGATTGATTTCTGTCAATAATTCTAAGAGGGGAATTAGGACAAACCTCATTTAAATGTCTCCCTAGCGTTGAGGTCGCATTCGTACTTTCAGAAGCAAAGTTACTAGTACAGTAGTTACATTTCACCCTTTTCTTACCCCTTTTATCAAGATATTCAGTATAGTGTTTCCAAATATCGGATGTTCTCCTATCACTACTCACAAGGCTACAATCAGGGTCGCAAAAAGTTGTTTGTTTCTGCTTTTTAGCATGATTATGAGTAATATCACGAGTTTTATCACCGTCAAGCTCAGGTTTCAGCAAAGTAGTTGGAGATACTTTGTTGGTTACCTCTACTGGCTCCACCTCTTTTTAATTAGTTGTAGGTTCCATTTGAAAAAAAGTATCcgaaaatctaaataaatagagaaataaaaaatcatTAGATAAAAACTAAATCAACAGAAAAAACCTAAATCAGTggagaaaatttaaaataaaagagaaataaaataaaaaacacaaaaaagatGAAAGACTAGAGAAGCAATTCATTCAAGTAAAACTTCAAAGACACAAAATTAGTTACACAAACAAAGAGTAGGGAACATACAAAAAGTaaccaaaaaagtaaaagaaaaaaaaagttatagaCTTACAGGGATTAAAACTTCTTGCACTCAATTGTTATTGTGAGAGATTGAGAGCAAAATAGAGGTCTACAAGGTTTGGGAGGAAATAAGAGAGAACTGAAAAACTAACGagggaaaaaattatttatgctaACTAATCAGTAAgggttttttattttactttaaacgTAAATGGGCTTGGGGAACATGGCTAGACTTTTTTCTTGGAATAGtcctaaattatgaaaaagttaaaaaaaagataaagtttaataaacatatataaatatatataatattttaaatatgtaaatatttattgatttggttcggtttaatttaattttctttatggataacaccaaatcaaatcaaatgtTATCAGTTTTTAAAAgtctaaaaccaaaccaaatcaaaccgagatggtttttggtttaTTAAATCAGTTTGACTTGGTTTATCGATTCGAATCGATTTTTTGATCTCGTTCCAACACCCCTGGTTCCAAGCTATTTAATTTTTCCTCTCTTAGtagaaaatcagaaaaaatagacaattaaagttatatatattatgatatttgCACTAGTGTTCATCACCGAATTGTCACCTACTATATAAAATTCACTTCTCTTTATTTTTCCCAAATTTTTATTTGGATTAGTGATACATGATTGCAACAATCTGTTTCTATCCTTATGGGTAGATCAATGGTCAAAATAAAATTGGCCACAATTGTTTTTGGACAGTGACTTAAGCATTTCAAGGCTAGGTCAGACTTGGATGAAATTTGAGCTAGGTGAGATTTCGGAAAATCCGGGGAAATGGATTGGGGATAATTTTTTAGTGTGAATTGATTTTTCTATAGTCAAGACATTAAGAAGCCCATACGACTTTACAAAATCGAATTTGGACGAGTATAACTATCAAAAATGATCATGACGTGAAAAGGTTGGTTTAGAATGTCCATGGTTGAAGGTATGTTGTGAAAAAGACACTTTTCTGAAATTTTTGGACCTGCAGTACGTGCAATCCGCTATAGTGAACTGCAGGCGATATAGCGGGGCTTGTACACTATAGCGGGGTACTTCAGGCGTTATAGTGACGGTATGGCCACTATAACAGGGTATGACCACTATAGAAGGGTAAGTCGGGATTTAGTACAGAAAACCCCCAAAACTGATCAATTTTTGCTATTTCATTTTGGAGAACTGCAAAGGTAACTTAAGGCATTTTTCACCAATTTTCGTCGTGTTCATCGATCAAGGTAAGTTTATTACTTCACCAACCTATAAATTCGATTCTTAAGCCTTAGAAACCATGAAGGGAACCTTGGGGAAGGATTTTAACTTGAAATTGATTGCGGGAAGCTCTAGTTCGGATAGAACGATCATGAATTGGTCTGGAGTTAGTATTTGAGTATAATCTGGGTATTATTAGGTCATATGTGATTGATTTTTGTAATTGCATATTGTtcttagaccaagaacaagttaaAGTTTTGTAAGGGAGTCAAAGCTCGTGATCAGACTTCTGTAACAGCTATTTGGCGCCTAAATAGTCTAGATTTTCTTATGTGAGTAGTTATAGACCTGCTCTCAATACATAATATATTGTGAATTATTGGGAGACATCATGCCTAAGCCTTTGGACACGGAGTTTGGATGGCTAAATGTGTTGTTGTTGCTAATAGGGAAGGAATGTACTATGTGGGTTATGATTATTCTGTGACTAGCAGTGGTTGTctagtttttaatttttaacctTGACAATTGTTGTTGAGATGGTTGATGGTTCTTCTAAGGGTTGTGTGCAAGGAATTTGTTAAGTTATAGTAAGATTGCGAGACTTATGGTAATCTAAGGGGAACAGGATGAATAGAAAGACtatttaatttatgaaattaggGAGGTAATTCTCAAGAATAAATGTGTACTCCTAAGAAGGTCCAATAATGGGTTATTGATatataggtgtatatatctGTGTGGGTGCATTCATGTTGATTGTTTCTTGTGATGTGATAGCCATGTTGTTCCATGAGTGGTCGGGTTGTTGTGTTAAATGATGGGATGGTTTTTATATAGACTGGGGTTGCATTGCTAAACACGATAGACTATTTTATTAGGATAATTGAGTGGTATTTTAACGATCCCCATATGTcattatggataagccaatgaAAAGAAATTTAGGCCAAAAacattttgagtagtaactttgaaattttgaggCTAGGCCAAACTTGAACGAAATCTGAGTCAAAAGAGGTGTAAGGTAATCCGATAATGGATTAGAATTGATTTCTAGTTATGATTGTTTGAGATAATAGCCAATACATTAAGGAGCTCGTACAGCTTTACGAAGTCGAATTTGGACAAGTAAAACTCCCAAATTTGATTTTGGTGTGAAATGATTATTTTGGAAAGTCAAGTTTTGAGGTTATGTTGTGAAATAGGGGCTTGAGACGTAAAGTCTGAGTTTCTGTCTCCGTGAAACTCTCTATAGCAGAAATAATCCTGCTATGGCAATAGCGGGCCAGTCAGGGATTTTATTAGGAAAAgtctcaaaaaaattattattttatagctTCATTTTATGAGAGCTAAGGGCGACATAGAGATGTTTCTTTTCAGTTTTCTAccaatatttttgataaaggTAAGTTATTCATTGCTCTAATGTGTAATTCGATTCTTAGACTTTAAAATCTATAGAAATTTACTTGGAGAAGATTTTGGCCTGAAATTAATGATGGAAAAAGCCCTAGTAGAGGgagatgatcatgaaattggccaaaggTTAGGATTTTTATATATTCTGGGTAAATTAGTCCATTTTCATGTATTATATGTAATCTTTGTTTGTTTTATACCAAGAACGAGTCAAGGcattggaaaaaaagaaaactctaattttttagaattttcagAGCTTGTTTCGAGGTAGTGCTAGTTGTATTTTCCTGTTTGTGTTATATGTGCTTGTTAACTACTTTTCTAGTATTGCATACATAATATATGATTAGGAAAAAAGGAAGAACATGAATTAAAATGACATATTATGAtcaaattgcatgcaatgaatgtattacttgattgtgcaaatGTGTGTGCTTATTCATTGTGATTGTAATTGTGATGTATGAATTCATGTTGGATCGAATACCATATCGGTACATTTGAATTGGATACCACACCGGTACAATTGGATCGTGTGCCACTCTGACATATAATTAGTTGGGTGCCACACCAGTATATAATTGGATTTAGTACCATATCGATACTATAACTATTGGGATGAGTACCATGCCGGTACACAACAATTTAGGTAttggttccatgagaggaccattgTTGACAGATGAAGTGTGATTAATCATGTTTACTTGTATAATGATTTAAGAGTTATCGTCACTGtgttatgattatatattttgttGCCTTCTATGTTGTGGTTTCTTGTGCATATATCATTTACTAGAAATAACTGTGTGATCCTACCAATACAATGTAattgtgtattgatactatattttttctttctttattgagtACAGGATATCTTCATGTGGCTGTTGAGAGACCTCAATTAGGAGATCGTTAACTGACGAATTCAAGAGTAAGCCAGTTTTTTCAGGCTGTCATGGATTCATCTTGATTGTTAGCTCCTTTTCTTCGGACATAGACCTTTCTagacttttattatttttgaggtTGCATCCCTTTACTCTAGATCTTTAGCAAAATTTTGATACAATGATTTTCATGTTTTAGGGAGCTaacttatgcattattttggCAAATTTTCTGAAATCATgaaaactcaatttttaaaCTATATTTAATCGATTTTCACTCGTGAAATGCATGTTTGGGTTAATAGTTGTTTCTAGCTTGGTCAGTTTTGGTTCTTCCTTTGGAGGGTTAGTGTAAGTGCCGCTCACGATGGATCGGAGTCGCTATAAAAGTTGGGATCAGATCCTTAGGTTAGTTGAACTTGTTGTACCAAAATaattctagtagagtcttgcggaatggTACGAAGacatctgtacttttcttcgagaggatACAGGACTTTAGGAAATCTCTCAATCTTCTTTCTTCCTTTGTGTTATGactgattccaattggtatctgacgATCCAAATTGCTATTTAATCTCTTTCACTCTCCTTTCTGCAAATGTTAACACAAGGTGCAATGGTGTAAGAGTAGTAGCTCCGGCTGATGAGCCAACAACGGAGATAGCAGTGAGAGGAAAAGGAAAGGGCAGAGGCCAAGAAAGAGCAACACCTGTCAAGGGTGAAGCTCAAGCTCAGAACATACAGAGGGAAGATGCCCCTCCCGCACCCTAGACTGAGGTGGAAGAGAATGTGGAGATTGAGATCAAGAAAGATGTGGAACCGGAGGAGAGAGCACAGGTTGTGACTACAGGATTTCCCCATTTAGATCCAGGGATGGTTCAATAGGTACTGACTTTTTTGAGTAAGTTGGCTAGTTCTGGAGCCACTCCCATGGTTCAACTTGTCCAAGCTCCAGTCACTCATCTTGTTGTTGATGCGGTTCCCAAGATGGATGGAGTGTTAGGTATTAATGCCTTTTTTCGTCCACTTCTGGGTCGATGATGACTAGCACTGAGCACGAAAGGCTCgattgaaattaaaaaagaaattgttCACACATAAATGATAGATGTTGATTTTTCTTATTGATCATAAAATTAAGATCTTTCATTTGGAGTTGCAGGGAAGAAGACAAGGaataaagaaaaacataaagaggaaattaaaatagaaatataagaaaaacatatattttaataGATTAATAGAATCCAATTAGAAAGTGACAGTTGTACTAGctattttgttttgaatttactTTATAATTGTTCACGCACTTTTAGAAAGTGTATAATTTCTCTGTCACATCATCTCTCGAGGGGACAATCAATACACTTTTAACAAGAATAAGGGGGTAAAAAATCACTCCCAAAGGTGAAGTGTATAACTGATTTTTTCGAACAAATTTAGAATGaaatttatgtcttttctctATTTATAACTACAACTTTTAATCATTATGCTAGCAAATTTCATGAGGTGATGTTACAAGAATCTAAATGggttaaaatttcaaattttaaatttcaaatgtcAAATTTCAAGTTCCAAATTGATAACACtatactatatttttaaaaaatattttaattaattccaTGAAATATGAAAGTCGGAAACTTAAACTTCAAAGttgaaaaattgaataataGACAAAGAACCAAGTAGAAATTATTATAGGAATCAAGTAGACATAATAGGAATTTATATCTTTCAAGTTTCTAACTTTtaactttcaaattttaaattcacaacaattgcaatgatttcaaaattaaattgataACAATACATTAAATGATTAAAACTCAACTTTCAAACTAATTAAGTTGGAGAAGGCCTAACGTTAAAaggaattaaaataattattggcCCGCCCCCATAGCCCGACTCCCAGAGAGTCGTGGGATCCAAACAAACAACCCTTAACCCCAAATCCGGCCCACATGACAGACTTAAATATTATTTGCGAAAATTCTAACTAAACACAACtccaaatttaaaaattttaagtgAATTGAAAAAGTATTTGCAATAGCATGTAATAGATCGTATATAAGATCTAATCTAAGATATTATGTGACTATCTATTTGAGATATTAATTACTCTTTAGAGCATATTTGATTGTGTAATTTCAGGTAAATTAGTCAAGTTGAATaatttttcttagtttttaGAAATTGATGGTATAAA
This window encodes:
- the LOC129884920 gene encoding probable aspartic proteinase GIP2; translated protein: MKIPQLLLFFLLFICSSNYSIAKKSLRHYPLLILPVFKDEITKQYVTQIYQRTPLVPVNLTVDLGGRFLWMDCENGYISSSYKNVPCGSRPCKLSGSQGCYGSSCPVPPRPGCNNNTCSHIPYNPINRTSTDGELAQDVIALWSTNNYRNDSKILSSSANGVMFSCSDDLLLQKLAYGVKGMAGLGNGYTGLPSQLARVFRLPRKFTICLSANTQSNGVILFGEGRSTYEVLTYTPLLKNPVSTAGAYYPGEPSVEYFIGVEKILVNGKNVPIDSKLLAINKSTGVGGTKISTVVPYGTMETSIYKAFKHEFLKAIDKVPIAKPIRPFELCFNSSNLATLTGLIIPQVSLVLQGDQNNTTWDLSMDNFMASPIDSSDLLCLGFLDGGKNSETSIVLGGIQIEENLLEFDLVKKRMGFKSLYMSSLLKCSNKFS